A stretch of Caenorhabditis elegans chromosome IV DNA encodes these proteins:
- the C53B4.3 gene encoding Major facilitator superfamily (MFS) profile domain-containing protein (Confirmed by transcript evidence), whose translation MTALLPNTIKIGSFEVSRPIAFTYLLTIFYNVTFFLQFSATPYLVKHLQLSDADFGYIQTIFGVFQMIGGPLFGYVIQKFGIRYALHLCYLSTLCSGLALYFSFDYYSLLLSRIPVVFMHGQQAHQTLLSALTTPGKERTSAFGRMGLTFGIGFIFVPIFSIAATKLGGDLAPLLVSAALCALPSLVLETCIEKKSYEHEISTDNANGPPPQINITNVVRILQKPGVANVMIKKNGGVVPFIMIIAVLNLYIIEKFNATNTENQIMQMMMGVFIMFSNGFGVIWLRKKFDEQTLLIIGSLSFVIGYTLFTFVFFNFWMLLVIMPFVSLGMSVVATCADSLLTALVDESEQGIVLGTATSLNSLVRTFSPLFAGYLLQNYGFQSLTLLGIVGSLLAISFMVVSPVDENLIKKHKTD comes from the exons ATGACGGCGTTGTTGCCAAATACTATAAAAATAGGATCTTTCGAAGTTTCTCGGCCTATTGCTTTTACATACTTACTTACTATTTTCTATAATGTTACATTTTTCCTGCAATTTTCTGCTACGCCATATTTAGTTAAACATCTACAACTTTCCGATGCGGATTTTG GGTACATTCAAACAATATTCGgagtttttcaaatgattgGTGGTCCCCTTTTTGGATATGTGATTCAAAAGTTTGGTATTCGATATGCACTTCATTTATGCTATCTGTCTACTCTTTGTTCTGGTTTAgcactttatttttcattt GATTATTATTCTCTTCTACTATCTCGTATTCCCGTAGTTTTTATGCATGGACAGCAAGCCCATCAAACTCTTTTATCAGCACTTACAACACCCGGAAAAGAGAGAACAAGTGCATTTGGGAGAATGGGACTTACATTTGGAATAGGTTTCATCTTTGTACCAATATTCTCAATTGCTGCCACAAAACTTGGAGGAGATCTTGCTCCACTTCTGGTTTCTGCTGCACTTTGTGCTCTTCCATCATTAGTTTTGGAAACGtgtattgagaaaaaatcatatGAG catgAAATCTCAACGGACAATGCAAATGGTCCACCACCTCAAATAAACATTACAAATGTTGTTCGCATTCTTCAAAAGCCTGGAGTAGCAAATGTTATGATTAAGAAAAATGGTGGAGTTGTTCCTTTCATTATGATAATTGCAGTACTGAAT TTATACATCATTGAGAAATTCAATGCTACCAAtacagaaaatcaaataatgcAGATGATGATGGGTGTATTTATTATGTTCTCTAATGGATTCGGAGTCATTTggcttagaaaaaaatttgatgagcAAACACTTTTAATAATCGGATCGTTGAGTTTT GTTATTGGCTACACTTTATTCACATttgtctttttcaatttctggatGCTTCTTGTTATAATGCCATTTGTTTCTCTTGGAATGAGTGTAGTTGCAACATGTGCAGATAGTCTTCTCACAGCTTTAGTTGATGAATCTGAACAG GGAATCGTACTGGGCACGGCCACATCTTTAAACTCTCTTGTTCGTACTTTCTCTCCACTTTTTGCTGGTTATCTTCTCCAAAACTATGGATTCCAATCACTGACTCTTCTTGGAATTGTTGGATCTCTTTTAGCAATATCATTTATGGTTGTGTCGCCGGTCGACGAGAATCTCATTAAGAAACACAAAACGGATTAA
- the tpra-1 gene encoding Transmembrane protein adipocyte-associated 1 homolog (Confirmed by transcript evidence): MTSVETAESTVTTRTGSDDYAHHRDSMLSEPSTGTTTRHLKGLGPQGSLVFEDDPSSLTSLRM; the protein is encoded by the coding sequence ATGACATCAGTGGAGACTGCcgaatctacagtaaccacaAGAACTGGATCAGATGATTATGCTCATCACAGAGATTCAATGCTCTCCGAACCATCAACAGGAACAACAACTCGTCATTTAAAAGGACTTGGACCACAAGGTTCACTTGTTTTCGAAGATGATCCATCATCACTGACAAGCCTTCGAATGtag
- the suex-2 gene encoding Major facilitator superfamily (MFS) profile domain-containing protein (Confirmed by transcript evidence): MSGSWRLDITVMVLYQITLIFSAQLIFVIFLDFMPSTYCTDDNFCYKLQSKCLMDYDHNAQNLCPVNMTENASKCIADHSRLFFRSAQFEYQQDCTGLNGFSLSTATFIGTLLGNIALGFLADKYGRRTIYLSSLLFGIPCVVLSAAITNIYSFYIFRILIGISVSGTLTVGWTYATEMISPNRRLRILAFSNWPNARMIQVGLAYISQEWKTATYICAAVSCLSLPILIYLPESPIWLDQKQKYKNASKARKRLRKIGKFYSNEHSTVVANRKFTPTRILKDPKLRNSFFMIIFMYFYVGLAVYITDLNGADMTKNLYLGQFLSGLVLSIAQFIIGMTEPYLTGLGRRVLFLIAQFIAMLCYICILICLYLNWKGSFLYLSAYTLAYATQSLCLEAAYLSLVELMPTDVRATAGSTANICMKIGTILATLTKPLKFAYEPSLFFINLSICTIGMILVFFKLEESREADMKMIGQTNDNIASAHNEEEMPNQTIQLKNYSNN, translated from the exons ATGTCAG GGTCATGGCGTTTGGATATTACTGTAATGGTGTTATATCAAATAACACTAATCTTCTCAGCTCAGCtgatatttgtaatttttctagaCTTTATGCCTTCCACGTATTGTACAGATG acaatttttgctacaaactacaaagtaaATGCTTGATGGATTATGACCATAATGCTCAGAATTTATGTCCGGTCAATATGACCGAGAATGca AGCAAGTGCATTGCTGATCACAGTAGATTGTTTTTTCGAAGTGCACAATTTGAATATCAACAAGATTGTACAGGCCTAAATGg ATTTTCTCTCTCCACCGCTACATTTATTGGAACTTTACTTGGAAACATTGCACTTGGATTCCTGGCAGATAAATATGGCCGTCGAACAATTTATCTATCATCTCTACTTTTTGGAATTCCATGTGTTGTTCTGTCAGCTGCAATCACAAACATATATTCATTTTACATATTTCGTATTTTAATTGGAATTTCTGTGTCTGGAACGCTTACTGTTGGATGGACGTATGCCACAGAAATGATATCACCTAATCGAAGATTAagaattttggcattttccaaTTGG cCAAACGCTCGAATGATTCAAGTTGGCCTTGCATACATATCTCAAGAATGGAAGACTGCAACTTATATTTGTGCAGCAGTTTCATGTTTATCTCTTCCAATCCTTATTTATCTCCCAGAAAGTCCAATTTGGTTggatcaaaaacaaaaatacaaaaatgcaTCAAAAGCCAGAAAACGtttgcgaaaaattggaaagttttatTCAAACGAACACAGTACTGTCGTAGCAAATAGAAAGTTCACGCCAACGAGAATTCTGAAAGATCCGAAGCTCCGAAACAGTTTCtttatgattatttttat GTATTTCTATGTTGGGTTAGCAGTTTATATCACAGATTTAAATGGAGCAGATATGACAAAAAACTTATATTTGGGACAGTTTTTGTCCGGTTTAGTACTCTCAATCGCTCAATTT ataattggTATGACAGAGCCATATTTAACAGGATTAGGCCGCCGAGTTCTCTTTCTTATCGCTCAATTTATTGCTATGCTGTGTTACATTTGTATTTTGATATGTCTTTATTTAAATTGGAAGGGCTCATTCTTATATCTTTCTGCCTATACATTAGCTTATGCTACTCAATCTCTTTGTCTGGAAGCTGCATATCTTTCTCTTGTGGAACTTATGCCAACTGATGTTAGAGCCACTGCAGGATCAACTGCCAACATTTGTATGAAAATTGGAACTATTTTGGCAACCTTAACG AAGCCGTTGAAGTTTGCATATGAACCATCACTATTCTTCATTAATTTGTCAATATGTACGATTGGAATGattcttgtgtttttcaaGTTAGAG GAATCACGAGAAGCTGATATGAAAATGATTGGACAAACGAATGATAACATAGCTTCAGCTCACAATGAAGAAGAAATGCCAAACCAGacaatacaattaaaaaattattcaaataattaa
- the C53B4.2 gene encoding DUF4776 domain-containing protein (Confirmed by transcript evidence) — translation MDEKGKAKRFVSKSRQSRHKHGSSVVKSKAKSVSRKMRRTKQPVVQPVVQKAAVLSPPDKKEKENKKDEKKDEKKEEKKEEKKEEKGEGEKKDEKKDSSAPLKKLSEEKKKSSRARGKENMGPGSDSDLDGDLGMKKSNIVLPNQKGKPQKVSIKTRDVDQKEMEKLLKKLKENKSQSIKATSPLDDKSKMFMDRIVKKPYLSKYTTKEKLTLLTDDGTVDDIFKESKVKKDNSATIVPVEDSYDYVPKLSVVEKMSDQNIYIKGETDYVPFWAAYVEPNEDDTKDVEPPISVGSDHVESFHEGKLTLKTIKSAKLVLDEYQPSCLFMKLDEKFFHPHLVFSNTVRSLINVQGPAMEKLQPIKSSSKNEDDEGEREEATQLEGNNVTMAENISRIFSYERSRPILSAREAKERNQTLHVSSPKSISQKPPTTNVEMEDEVFD, via the exons ATGGACGAAAAGGGAAAAGCAAAA AGATTCGTGAGCAAATCTAGACAATCTAGGCATAAACATGGAAGTTCTGTAGTT AAGTCGAAAGCAAAGTCAGTATCTCGAAAAATGAGAAGGACCAAACAACCAGTAGTGCAACCTGTAGTGCAAAAAGCTGCGGTATTATCCCCTCCagataaaaaagagaaagaaaataaaaaggacgaaaagaaagatgaaaaaaaggaagaaaaaaaggaagagaaaaaggaagaaaaaggagaaggagaAAAGAAAGACGAGAAAAAAGATTCGAGTGCGCCATTGAAGAAACTGtcagaagagaaaaagaaaagttctCGAGCAAGAGGAAAAGAGAATATGGGTCCAGGATCAGATAGTGATTTAGATGGAGATTTAGGAATGAAAAAGAGTAACA TTGTACTACCAAATCAAAAGGGAAAGCCCCAGAAAGTATCAATCAAAACTCGTGACGTAGATCAGAAGGAAatggaaaaacttttgaaaaaattgaaagaaaacaaatctcAATCGATAAAAGCTACATCCCCTCTTGACGATAAATCCAAAATGTTTATGGATCGAATTGTTAAAAAGCCGTATCTTTCTAAATACACCACTAAAGAGAAACTGACTCTTTTAACTGATGATGGAACAGTTGATGACATATTCAAAGaatcaaaagttaaaaaagacAACTCAGCAACAATTGTTCCTGTGGAAGACTCGTATGATTATGTGCCAAAATTGTCGGTTGTAGAGAAGATGTCGGATCAGAATATCTACATAAAGGGAGAGACTGATTATGTCCCATTTTGGGCAGCATATGTTGAACCAAATGAAGATGATACC aaagacgTGGAACCGCCCATATCAGTTGGAAGTGATCATGTCGAATCATTTCATGAAGGGAAACTTACACTCAAAACTATCAAATCCGCGAAACTGGTGCTTGACGAATATCAGCCATCTTGTCTTTTCATGAAACTTGACGAAAAGTTCTTTCATCCACATctcgttttttcaaataccgTTCGTTCACTTATTAATGTGCAAGGACCGGCTATGGAGAAATTGCAACCGATAAAATctagctcaaaaaatgaagatgacGAGGGAGAAAGGGAAGAGGCAACTCAATTAGAAGGAAATAATGTAACAATGGCcgaaaatatttctagaatttttagttACGAG agatccCGTCCAATTCTTTCTGCTCGAGAAGCAAAAGAACGTAATCAGACATTGCATGTATCTTCTCCAAAATCGATTTCTCAAAAGCCACCAACAACAAACGTCGAGATGGAAGATGAAGTATTCGATTGA
- the tpra-1 gene encoding Transmembrane protein adipocyte-associated 1 homolog (Confirmed by transcript evidence): protein MSVIFHENPGTSLGSVVPDTNTSFERESQLSVKTSPEWIDELFPNVSFIDSPTHQVIRGFCRDVFVYRLPGGFRVRYWDAVILVPNILFLLFLILKCGSVIRKLRTGNSPVLRAFTLLVYVSTLVNIIRCAYSMTLSMTDGLEQTVDQTLWIIIKFFYLTAEFCALTFGLLFGHLDNGKSILIALLGTLLVSIPHTAVQVIIEMKIIDNSWLPLTYFDIQSDGGFLFWVFSSAVLALVYFFIMCLPLVCCQKYTKLPSKGSFLIYCMMMVVLNVLQSMGAALILFKSSDGLCFVGVSTYVYFVLYPPIIYFTFLRKKLKTPPNNTSGLFMYRKHKDEQGSGDLPDSYYPRFSGLTSPSYDDLFDYDRDARFTHYDISRNEYVQNPHYNTYSTPLIMTSVETAESTVTTRTGSDDYAHHRDSMLSEPSTGTTTRHLKGLGPQGSLVFEDDPSSLTSLRM, encoded by the exons ATGTCGGTAATATTCCACGAGAACCCGGGAACAAGTCTCGGGTCAGTGGTACCCGACACAAATACTTCATTTGAACGAGAATCACAGTTATCAGTGAAAACAAGTCCCGAATGGATTGATGAATtatttccaaatgtttcatTTATTGATTCACCCACACATCAAGTGATTCGAGGATTTTGTAGAGACGTTTTTGTATACAGATTACCTGGCGGATTTCG AGTTCGCTACTGGGATGCTGTAATACTTGTACCCAATATCCtgtttttactatttttaattttgaaatgtggaAGTGTAATTCGAAAACTGCGAACAGGAAATTCTCCAGTCCTACGTGCATTTACTCTTCTTGTCTACGTGTCAACACTTGTTAACATCATTCGATGTGCATACAGTATGACACTTTCAATGACAGATGGACTTGAACAAACAGTCGATCAAACTTTATGGATTATCATCAAATTCTTTTATTTGACCGCCGAGTTTTGTGCATTGACATTTGGATTGCTTTTCGGCCATTTGGATAATGGAAAATCCATTTTAATTGCATTGCTTGGAACATTACTTGTGTCAATTCCACATACGGCTGTGCAAGTTATCATCGagatgaaaattattgataat tcCTGGCTTCCACTAACCTATTTCGATATCCAATCAGATGGTGGTTTCCTATTCTGGGTCTTCTCATCTGCAGTTCTTGCTCTTgtctattttttcataatgtgCCTTCCACTTGTATGCTGTCAGAAATACACGAAACTTCCAAGTAAAGGAAGCTTTTTGATTTATTGTATGATGATGGTTGTGCTCAATGTGCTACAATCCATGGGAGCTGCTCTTATTCTTTTCAAGTCTTCTGATGGACTTTG ctttgtCGGAGTTTCAACATATGTATATTTTGTGCTTTACCCTCCAATTATTTACTTCACTTTCttaaggaaaaaattaaa aACTCCTCCAAACAATACATCTGGACTGTTTATGTACCGAAAACACAAAGACGAACAAGGCTCCGGGGACTTACCAGATTCATATTATCCCCGATTCTCTGGATTAACATCTCCTAGTTATGATGATTTGTTTGATTACGATAGGGATGCAAGATTCACCCATTATGATATCTCAAGAAACGAATATGTTCAG aatcctCACTACAACACATATTCAACTCCACTTATAATGACATCAGTGGAGACTGCcgaatctacagtaaccacaAGAACTGGATCAGATGATTATGCTCATCACAGAGATTCAATGCTCTCCGAACCATCAACAGGAACAACAACTCGTCATTTAAAAGGACTTGGACCACAAGGTTCACTTGTTTTCGAAGATGATCCATCATCACTGACAAGCCTTCGAATGtag